The following coding sequences are from one Parabacteroides pacaensis window:
- a CDS encoding amidohydrolase family protein, which produces MGKSDDMMRKVAIIGVALSVWFAGRAMAQQIVDVHCHNILPAYMEVLERHDAALEETFPLPEWSVEAHLAFMERAGIGCSVLSMPAPQPYFGDTEECRRIVRAYNEYCAELKKRYPGKFKFCAALPLPDVEAAIEEAVYALDTLGADGIKLATNSRGLYLGTEALDSLMEVLDKRNTVVIIHPHKPTPVNDGIIATAPLAVYEYPAETTRAVVNMISRNVLVRYPNIKMIVPHCGSFLPMAIPRMKAIHPAMQAKGFMGSIDWDGNLSRLYYDLAGGASSEIVKMMLTITSPDHILYGSDYPYMPDGVLLGNLQRMREQFIADKELSPYSERFFSENARNLFNK; this is translated from the coding sequence ATGGGAAAATCCGATGATATGATGCGGAAGGTTGCAATCATCGGTGTCGCCCTGTCTGTATGGTTCGCAGGCAGGGCGATGGCACAGCAGATTGTGGACGTACATTGCCATAACATTCTGCCTGCCTATATGGAGGTGCTGGAAAGACACGACGCAGCATTGGAAGAGACCTTTCCGCTTCCGGAATGGAGCGTAGAGGCTCACCTTGCCTTTATGGAGCGAGCCGGAATCGGTTGTTCCGTGCTGTCGATGCCCGCTCCGCAGCCTTATTTCGGCGACACGGAGGAGTGCCGGCGCATTGTCAGGGCATACAACGAATATTGTGCAGAACTGAAAAAGCGTTATCCGGGGAAATTCAAATTTTGTGCGGCATTACCCTTGCCCGATGTGGAAGCTGCCATCGAAGAGGCGGTATATGCGCTTGACACGCTCGGAGCGGACGGCATTAAGTTGGCCACAAACAGCCGGGGGCTGTATCTCGGCACCGAGGCACTCGACTCCTTGATGGAGGTATTGGACAAGCGGAATACCGTTGTCATCATTCACCCGCACAAGCCCACGCCGGTCAATGACGGCATTATAGCCACCGCCCCGCTTGCGGTCTATGAATACCCGGCCGAAACGACCCGTGCCGTCGTCAATATGATTTCCCGTAACGTGTTGGTACGCTATCCGAACATCAAGATGATTGTTCCTCATTGCGGGTCGTTTTTGCCGATGGCGATCCCCCGCATGAAGGCTATTCATCCGGCTATGCAGGCAAAGGGATTTATGGGGTCGATTGACTGGGACGGTAATTTATCCCGTCTGTACTATGACCTTGCCGGAGGAGCAAGCTCCGAAATCGTAAAAATGATGCTGACAATCACCTCGCCGGATCACATTCTCTACGGCTCGGATTATCCTTATATGCCGGACGGTGTATTGCTTGGAAACCTGCAACGGATGCGTGAACAATTTATCGCAGACAAGGAATTGTCGCCCTATTCGGAACGATTTTTCTCGGAAAACGCCCGCAATTTATTCAACAAATAA
- a CDS encoding aldo/keto reductase: protein MNNSKIVLGTWSWGAGFAGGDQVFGNNLGVEELKPVFDEAMASGLNLWDSAVVYGMGASENVLAAFTKACKREEVLISTKFTPQIADDTENPVADMLAGSLERFDTDYIDIYWIHNPADVERWTPMLADLMKSGKVKRVGVSNHNLAQIKRAEEILSKDGVHVSAVQNHFSLLYRSSEKAGILDYCKENGIDFWAYMVLEQGALSGKYDTSHPLPAGSQRGETYNPLLPQIERLVAVMRTVGDKYGITPAQVALAWAIAKGTTPIIGVTKPAQVQDAVRAMQVVLTADEVKMLEDAAESTGVDTRGSWENPMI from the coding sequence ATGAATAATTCGAAAATAGTATTGGGAACATGGTCGTGGGGCGCAGGATTTGCCGGTGGCGACCAAGTATTCGGGAACAATCTCGGAGTGGAAGAACTAAAACCCGTATTCGACGAGGCGATGGCCAGCGGACTGAACCTTTGGGATTCGGCCGTCGTCTATGGCATGGGGGCATCGGAAAACGTACTTGCGGCATTTACGAAAGCGTGCAAGCGCGAGGAGGTGCTGATCTCGACGAAGTTCACCCCACAGATTGCGGACGATACGGAGAACCCGGTAGCCGACATGCTGGCCGGAAGCCTCGAACGTTTCGATACCGATTATATCGACATCTACTGGATCCACAACCCGGCCGATGTGGAGAGGTGGACACCGATGCTTGCCGACCTCATGAAAAGTGGCAAGGTGAAGCGGGTGGGCGTATCGAACCACAACCTCGCACAAATCAAGCGTGCGGAGGAGATTCTCTCGAAAGATGGCGTACATGTTTCTGCCGTGCAGAACCATTTCAGCTTGCTCTACCGCTCGTCGGAAAAGGCCGGTATTCTGGATTACTGCAAGGAGAACGGCATCGACTTCTGGGCTTACATGGTGCTGGAACAGGGTGCATTGAGCGGGAAATACGACACATCGCATCCGCTGCCCGCCGGTAGCCAACGTGGGGAAACCTACAATCCGTTGTTGCCGCAAATCGAGCGGCTCGTTGCCGTGATGCGCACCGTGGGCGACAAGTACGGTATCACGCCGGCGCAGGTGGCTCTGGCATGGGCGATAGCGAAAGGCACGACCCCGATTATCGGCGTAACGAAGCCCGCGCAGGTACAGGATGCCGTCCGTGCCATGCAGGTCGTGCTGACCGCCGACGAGGTGAAGATGCTGGAGGATGCGGCAGAAAGCACAGGTGTGGATACGAGAGGTTCATGGGAAAATCCGATGATATGA
- a CDS encoding flavodoxin translates to MKRLFLITMVFVATLGMAMVSCSGDEPEFPDRPETENPDESDDESPEDPSTPSDHKTLIAYYSYTNNVERIVTELRSQIDADVVEIEPAEKGLDYAANNYTLGTALLNAIRNNPGDASSYPAIDAVDVDMDEYDMVIIACPLWWSQMAAPFQTFLFHYGPQMAGKSIGVIVSSASSGISGVVADAKRLIPDGEFLEPNLWIRSSQTANSRSMIEQWLKDIEY, encoded by the coding sequence ATGAAAAGATTATTTCTTATAACGATGGTTTTCGTTGCTACTCTTGGAATGGCAATGGTTTCATGTTCGGGTGACGAACCGGAATTTCCCGACCGACCGGAAACAGAGAACCCTGACGAAAGTGATGATGAATCCCCCGAAGATCCTTCTACACCTTCCGACCATAAAACGCTGATAGCTTATTATAGCTATACGAACAATGTAGAGCGAATCGTGACTGAACTTCGGTCACAAATAGATGCTGATGTGGTGGAGATAGAGCCTGCCGAAAAAGGGCTTGACTATGCGGCGAACAACTATACGCTTGGAACCGCTCTGCTCAATGCCATTCGCAACAACCCCGGCGATGCTTCGTCATATCCTGCCATTGATGCTGTCGATGTCGATATGGACGAATATGATATGGTGATTATCGCCTGTCCGCTCTGGTGGAGCCAGATGGCTGCTCCGTTCCAGACATTTCTGTTCCACTACGGTCCGCAGATGGCAGGTAAAAGTATCGGTGTAATTGTGTCCAGCGCAAGCAGCGGTATCAGCGGTGTGGTGGCAGACGCAAAACGTCTTATACCCGACGGCGAATTTCTTGAACCGAACCTTTGGATTCGCAGTTCACAGACTGCCAACAGCCGCTCGATGATTGAACAATGGCTCAAGGATATTGAATACTGA
- a CDS encoding flavodoxin family protein, whose amino-acid sequence MGKRSCFRNDKVNEFVKLMDEYDGFVFGTPVHYAAASGEMASFLDRVFFIDEFNGNHFAGKPAAAIATCRRSGGTAALDQMNKYMTDCNMPVVPSQYWNVVHGNTTDEIRRDTEGLQTMRVLARNMAWLLKCIAVGSEHGIRFPAHEQHTMTNFIR is encoded by the coding sequence GTGGGAAAGCGAAGCTGCTTCCGGAATGACAAAGTCAATGAGTTCGTGAAGCTAATGGACGAATACGACGGCTTCGTGTTCGGCACTCCCGTCCACTATGCGGCGGCGAGCGGAGAGATGGCTTCGTTTTTAGATCGGGTATTTTTCATCGACGAGTTCAATGGCAATCATTTCGCCGGCAAACCTGCTGCAGCGATAGCCACCTGCCGACGCAGCGGAGGCACAGCGGCACTCGACCAAATGAACAAATACATGACGGACTGCAATATGCCCGTCGTCCCGTCGCAATATTGGAACGTGGTGCATGGCAACACCACTGATGAAATACGCCGGGATACCGAGGGTTTGCAGACAATGCGTGTACTTGCCCGTAACATGGCGTGGCTGCTCAAATGTATCGCAGTGGGTAGTGAACACGGAATCAGATTTCCTGCTCACGAGCAACATACGATGACGAATTTTATACGTTGA
- the dmpI gene encoding 4-oxalocrotonate tautomerase DmpI: MPSITMELVKMSKEKKAQLVKEITESTSRLTGLPQQAIFVFIKENEPENVGVGGVLLPDMNK, from the coding sequence ATGCCGTCGATAACAATGGAATTGGTAAAGATGAGCAAGGAAAAGAAAGCTCAATTAGTAAAAGAAATTACGGAATCTACTTCCCGCCTTACCGGACTGCCCCAGCAGGCCATCTTTGTATTCATCAAAGAGAATGAACCGGAAAATGTAGGAGTCGGAGGTGTTCTTTTGCCTGACATGAATAAGTAA
- a CDS encoding RCC1 domain-containing protein — translation MKKLQFLPLLFALIATACSDDDLPNDNPINGTLYSLSVTASEGGSASAELFEYHAGEEVAVTAVPNEGYYFVEWLEDGTSVSSDPVYRFQMPERDVALHATFTEIPSEPISNDYRIAVGANYTLLLDENGYLSAFGFNEHGQLGDGTTENRLTPVAILPQTRFASIFCGGSSSYAIDREGNLYAWGNNENGRLGDGSTTDKHVPTRIMSGTRFTQVAPGSEHTLVIDNEGGLWTFGANEHGQLGDGSTSDRHTPVRIAGDRQFGYVSAGGWFSFAIDAENRLWAFGWNNHGQLGDGTTTEQHTPIQVMPERRFRRISAGNYHTLALDFNNKLWGFGMNMTGQLGDAQRQDKIVPVEIMGNRDFTDISAKGTHSLALDSEGNLWAFGMNSYGQLGDGTNTNKTTPVQIGAGTTFGHIYTGWYHTAATDNTGNIWMWGSNRYGQLGDGTNTNRNAPALFISK, via the coding sequence ATGAAAAAGTTACAATTTCTACCATTGCTGTTTGCTTTGATAGCAACGGCATGTTCGGATGATGACCTTCCGAATGACAACCCTATAAACGGCACTCTCTATTCATTAAGTGTCACTGCCTCTGAAGGAGGAAGCGCATCTGCCGAACTTTTCGAATACCACGCCGGTGAAGAGGTTGCCGTGACCGCTGTACCGAATGAAGGGTATTACTTTGTGGAATGGCTTGAAGACGGGACATCTGTTTCGTCCGATCCTGTTTATCGTTTTCAGATGCCGGAACGTGATGTGGCACTCCATGCCACTTTTACGGAGATACCCTCCGAACCTATCAGCAACGATTACCGAATCGCAGTTGGTGCCAATTACACGCTCCTGCTTGATGAAAACGGTTATTTGTCTGCTTTTGGATTCAATGAACATGGGCAATTGGGAGATGGGACCACAGAAAACAGACTTACTCCAGTGGCAATTCTGCCGCAAACGCGATTCGCAAGCATATTCTGTGGCGGTTCCAGTTCCTATGCCATTGACCGTGAAGGCAACCTTTATGCGTGGGGGAACAATGAGAACGGACGTTTGGGAGACGGCTCGACAACAGACAAACATGTCCCGACACGAATCATGTCAGGTACACGCTTCACTCAAGTCGCTCCGGGCAGCGAACACACATTGGTCATCGACAACGAAGGTGGTCTTTGGACTTTCGGGGCAAACGAGCATGGACAGTTAGGCGACGGTTCCACCTCTGACCGCCATACTCCGGTGCGTATCGCCGGCGACAGGCAATTTGGATATGTATCCGCAGGCGGCTGGTTCTCATTCGCCATAGACGCGGAAAACCGTTTATGGGCTTTCGGCTGGAACAATCACGGGCAGTTGGGAGACGGTACAACCACCGAGCAGCATACCCCTATCCAAGTGATGCCGGAACGGCGTTTCAGACGCATATCGGCCGGAAACTACCATACACTGGCACTTGATTTCAACAATAAGCTTTGGGGATTCGGCATGAACATGACCGGACAACTGGGCGATGCCCAACGGCAGGACAAAATCGTTCCGGTTGAGATTATGGGTAACCGCGACTTCACCGACATTTCAGCCAAAGGGACACATTCATTGGCTTTGGATTCCGAAGGCAACCTGTGGGCTTTCGGCATGAACAGTTACGGACAGTTGGGAGACGGTACAAACACAAACAAGACAACTCCGGTACAAATCGGAGCCGGAACCACGTTCGGTCATATTTATACCGGCTGGTATCATACGGCGGCCACGGACAATACAGGAAACATCTGGATGTGGGGATCCAACCGCTACGGGCAATTAGGGGACGGAACAAACACCAACCGTAATGCCCCGGCTCTCTTTATCAGCAAATAA
- a CDS encoding flavodoxin, which produces MKKLILTLVVALTAITINAKTLIVYYSFTNNVHTIVTDLQSQTGADMVRIEPSEEGLDYAANNYAIGSALISAIRNNPDDAASYPGIKPVDVNLDEYDMVIVAAPLWWSNMAAPMQTFLFHNGAKMAGKKIGLIVSSASSGISGVEADAHRLIPDGDFVTPSLWIRSSQTSNGHSLIANWLEQIGYNTLTSAIESVATDKDMNINVSSGIIYVDGEFDSLALYNLSGGKVLESSQNGIGITALASGIYLAQINTGKHTVSRKIMINR; this is translated from the coding sequence ATGAAAAAATTAATCCTAACATTGGTCGTTGCACTTACTGCAATCACCATCAACGCGAAGACGCTGATAGTTTACTACAGCTTTACAAACAATGTCCACACCATCGTGACCGACTTGCAGTCGCAGACAGGAGCGGATATGGTCAGAATAGAACCATCAGAGGAAGGTCTGGACTATGCGGCCAACAATTATGCCATCGGAAGTGCCCTTATCTCGGCAATCCGTAATAATCCCGATGATGCGGCATCCTATCCCGGAATCAAGCCGGTGGATGTGAATCTCGATGAGTATGATATGGTGATTGTCGCCGCCCCCTTATGGTGGAGCAATATGGCAGCCCCTATGCAGACATTCCTTTTCCATAACGGTGCAAAGATGGCTGGGAAGAAAATAGGTCTTATCGTTTCGAGTGCAAGCAGCGGAATAAGCGGGGTGGAAGCCGATGCACACCGTCTGATACCCGACGGAGATTTTGTGACACCCAGTCTTTGGATTCGTTCCTCCCAAACATCCAACGGCCATTCTTTGATTGCCAACTGGCTGGAGCAGATTGGCTACAATACACTTACAAGTGCCATCGAGTCTGTCGCAACTGACAAAGACATGAATATCAACGTGTCATCAGGCATAATATACGTCGATGGTGAGTTTGATTCCCTTGCGCTATACAACCTCTCAGGCGGCAAAGTGTTGGAATCGTCCCAAAACGGGATTGGAATCACCGCACTCGCATCAGGCATCTACTTGGCGCAGATAAATACAGGGAAGCATACCGTTTCAAGGAAAATAATGATAAACCGCTAA
- a CDS encoding helix-turn-helix domain-containing protein, producing MKEVIKVGTIDQYNKLFGLETLHPLVTVVDLSKAPIWPDHFRFNYGVYCIYLKDARCGTIRYGRQNYDYQEGSIVAFAPGQIANVDMERGMKPSGLGVLFHPDLLRGTPLGREIDRYSFFSYDVNEALHVSERERKILVDCIDKIGYEMEHSIDQHSKRLIATNIELFLDYCMRFYDRQFITRSEVNHDVLVKFERLLDEYFKNEHLRKSGLPQVRYFADKVCLSPNYFGDLVKKETGMTAQEYIQNKIMNVSKEWVVNTGLTVSQIAYELGFQYSQHFSRVFKKNVGCTPLEYRRMQA from the coding sequence ATGAAAGAGGTAATAAAGGTCGGCACTATCGACCAATACAATAAGCTGTTCGGACTGGAAACCTTGCATCCATTGGTCACCGTTGTCGATTTATCAAAAGCCCCGATATGGCCGGATCATTTCCGGTTCAATTACGGTGTATATTGCATCTACCTGAAAGATGCGAGATGCGGGACGATTCGTTACGGACGGCAGAACTACGATTATCAGGAGGGAAGCATTGTTGCTTTTGCACCGGGTCAAATAGCCAATGTCGATATGGAGCGTGGAATGAAACCGTCAGGACTTGGTGTGCTGTTTCACCCGGATTTACTTCGCGGAACACCGCTTGGCAGGGAAATAGACCGGTATTCCTTCTTCTCTTATGATGTGAACGAGGCTCTGCATGTATCGGAAAGGGAAAGAAAAATCCTTGTGGACTGCATTGATAAAATCGGTTACGAGATGGAACATTCAATAGACCAGCACAGCAAACGGCTTATTGCCACCAATATAGAACTGTTTCTTGACTACTGTATGCGTTTTTATGACCGTCAGTTCATTACACGTTCCGAGGTAAACCACGATGTGCTTGTGAAATTCGAGCGGCTGTTGGACGAGTATTTCAAAAACGAGCATTTGCGCAAAAGCGGCTTGCCACAAGTGCGGTACTTTGCCGACAAAGTATGCCTTTCACCTAATTATTTCGGAGACCTTGTAAAGAAAGAAACTGGCATGACAGCCCAAGAGTATATTCAGAACAAGATAATGAACGTTTCAAAAGAATGGGTTGTAAATACAGGCCTGACTGTCAGCCAGATTGCATACGAGCTTGGATTCCAATATTCCCAGCATTTCAGCCGTGTATTTAAGAAAAACGTGGGATGTACGCCTTTAGAATATCGAAGAATGCAAGCGTAA
- a CDS encoding carboxylesterase family protein, with translation MLKYCVCLLVSFLSFGIATATEGYERKVFVSASGDSLNYRLLRPENEKEGEKYPLVLFLHGAGERGNDNEKQLTHGGQMFLNPVNREKYPAFVLAPQCPENGYWAYPERPKSFLPDQMAKDSPITPLFKTLKELLDTYLALPQIDKSRIYILGLSMGGMGTFDMAIRFPEIFAAAIPICGTVNPARLQAAKGVNFRIFHGDNDMVVPVEGSREAYKTLKAQGANVEYIEFPGCNHGSWEPAFNCSDFMSWLFSQKK, from the coding sequence AATATTGTGTTTGTTTACTTGTGTCTTTCTTGTCTTTCGGAATAGCTACGGCAACAGAAGGGTATGAAAGAAAAGTATTTGTTTCGGCATCGGGTGATTCGCTGAATTATCGTTTGTTACGTCCCGAAAACGAAAAAGAAGGAGAAAAATATCCCTTAGTATTGTTTTTACATGGTGCGGGAGAACGTGGAAACGATAACGAAAAGCAATTGACCCACGGAGGACAAATGTTTCTTAACCCCGTAAACCGGGAAAAATATCCTGCCTTTGTGCTGGCTCCCCAATGTCCGGAAAACGGATACTGGGCTTATCCTGAACGCCCCAAGTCATTTCTCCCTGACCAAATGGCGAAAGATAGCCCGATCACTCCCCTATTCAAAACGTTAAAAGAGTTGCTGGATACCTATCTGGCTCTGCCACAAATAGACAAGAGCCGCATTTACATCCTAGGACTTTCTATGGGAGGCATGGGTACTTTCGACATGGCGATCCGTTTCCCGGAAATCTTCGCAGCAGCTATCCCTATTTGCGGTACAGTAAACCCGGCACGTCTTCAAGCAGCTAAAGGAGTGAACTTCCGTATCTTCCACGGCGACAACGATATGGTAGTACCGGTTGAAGGTTCCAGGGAAGCTTATAAAACCTTAAAAGCACAAGGAGCCAATGTGGAATATATCGAATTTCCAGGCTGTAATCATGGAAGCTGGGAGCCGGCATTTAACTGCTCTGACTTTATGAGTTGGCTATTCAGTCAAAAGAAATAG